In the genome of Labrus mixtus chromosome 21, fLabMix1.1, whole genome shotgun sequence, one region contains:
- the fbrs gene encoding autism susceptibility gene 2 protein homolog isoform X8, which yields MEGPSRSTGFRQSRRSRSQRDRERRRRRVDLAVERATSLSSGSDRDQACGTKGVLGPGGRECRPGFGRHRPPRRRKRESVSCEEDIIDGFAISSFISLEALEMDCSLKPSQRPDMPGRRNKGKRGPEENGGGPLSEPEEGAPHSHSSSKSRNKRRRIEGHPLETGYICDTESDTGDKASDNDMDPVFTVSTRKVVEPAPANMGTSMGKSCPPLQARCGSVSRLMVTPRVSGLERSQEKNLESHFPEPLSLSTSSAPFGLPSHSPVTASGTVPRPGSFNGNGSRHNGSSPLSKPKPFLTLPGRSHSIYNNNRSSTPVKPPSSSSIASSSSSMRPPTPSTSVSLPYIRGSGSSGPLRPPSRASSGALFTSSPGLPPPPPLLQGPSHSNAAEREGRRSVPGAENNSSAAGRSTPGGPSASSSTAGSSGRTSQNQPSMPPLAFQFHQHNHQHQHTHTHQHFTPFLHPTATAPPLFDKYPGKMDGLYRHPFFPQYPPPSVPSIQPVIPPTGPFSSLQGAFQPKPLVPQGTGPDISARLGVVPHHLQPKDPRLTDPFGTSLKVSNKPGKWCAMHVYVAWMILSHQKKVKLMQADPHKLDFRSDLLSRFPGAGGLGPMGPIGGGLPPTHDLTRPPSLFSATGPVNPSSAPFISPSAPHSSFLAPTAHLDPYGRSPPFTPLGALGSGAFGGLGSPTLANSVFGPKDPSPNVVGGLPTPNHHHDPWNRLHGGPSGFHAGPSWAKGADKRDERDRGKDGERRDIPHIKDEKDRDNMLYGRQPVRMSPVAPSFKPRSSTPVSHINGHSSSLGGSGGPIEDLTRSLNRDRERDREGDKRLMQTVSSSRGLPLGSASLVADRDRPRSSSSSVLTTPPPSNRSAPSPLDLYPRSLASTAHNHHNDSSHSQRDNNSLPSSSAASASVTSLSQAKKSDRTTTPVSKPPLLLLPVKVKEERKEEPEHIPITLPPPPPNHSFERPNSHPHHPRSGTPSSSLSLTPTPGVPLMQHAPNPPPHQHHQHLSLLDRSRAIEAYLGSQAGAAGLIMGPGGERFAHGPGQGPSQGPHSFTWDPWRELAAQQQHQHRREALALRTDPHLALRSDPHLARLLQHQRLLEAERAAAVAAANPHHPQTSTSNASSSVVRQEFGLMAHHFERPHHLGPPGGGLIDEEQRAQILREDFERARYFGMHPHHPAGAHLSGPSHAATAAHLEQLHPGLLSHSLQHGASQHHAGLYARLGHLNHHHVPNGILAKTPAGLVGALSMGAPPPLIPSITSRSSTPPRSSRLGGPADLALYGAHKDGESR from the exons ATGGAGGGCCCGAGCAGGAGCACCGGATTCAGGCAGAGCCGACGGTCCCGGTCACAGCGCGACAGGGAGCGGCGGAGGAGGAGAGTGGACCTGGCGGTGGAGAGGGCCACATCCCTGTCCTCAGGCTCCGACCGGGATCAGGCGTGTGGGACTAAAGGTGTGCTGGGACCCGGGGGGAGAGAGTGCCGGCCCGGGTTTGGGAGACACAGGCCTCCACGACGGAGGAAGAGAGAGTCCGTGTCCTGCGAGGAAGATATCATCGATGGCTTTGCTATCTCAAGCTTCATCAGCCTAGAGGCTCTGGAG ATGGACTGCTCTCTGAAGCCCAGTCAGCGCCCCGACATGCCGGGAAGGAGGAACAAGGGGAAGAGGGGGCCGGAGGAGAATGGCGGAGGGCCACTGTCCGAGCCGGAGGAAGGAGCCCCGCACAGCCACTCCAGCAGCAAGAGcagaaacaagagaagaaggaTAGAG ggacATCCTTTGGAGACCGGCTACATT tGTGACACTGAGAGTGACACAGGAGACAAG GCTTCCGACAACGACATGGACCCGGTTTTCACAGTCAGTACGAGGAAAG TTGTGGAGCCTGCTCCCGCCAACATGGGCACATCTATGGGCAAAAGCTGCCCGCCTCTGCAGGCCCGTTGTGGCAGCGTCTCCCGGTTGATGGTGACTCCGCGGGTGTCTGGCCTGGAGCGGAGCCAGGAGAAAAACCTGGAGTCGCATTTCCCCGagcctctttctctttctaccTCTTCTGCCCCCTTCGGCCTGCCTTCCCACTCCCCGGTCACAGCCTCAGGCACCGTCCCCCGGCCCGGCTCCTTCAACGGCAACGGCAGCCGCCACAACGGCAGCTCCCCGCTCTCCAAACCCAAACCCTTCCTCACATTGCCCGGACGATCTCACTCcatctacaacaacaacag gAGCAGCACCCCCGTCAAACCTCCATCTTCTTCGTCTATTGCgtcttcctcatcctccatgCGCCCCCCAACGCCCTCCACCAGTGTGTCGCTGCCCTACATCAGGGGCTCAGGATCCTCAGGGCCCCTCAGGCCGCCATCCCGAGCCAGCTCAGGGGCGCTGTTCACGTCTTCACCGGGcctgcctccccctcctcctctgctgcagggaCCTTCTCACTCCAACGCAGCAG AGCGCGAGGGCAGACGCAGCGTCCCCGGGGCTGAAAACAACTCGTCGGCTGCGGGACGCTCCACTCCCGGCGGTCCGTCTGCATCGAGCTCCACGGCGGGTTCGTCGGGCCGGACGTCTCAGAACCAGCCGAGCATGCCGCCGCTGGCCTTCCAGTTCCATCAGCACAACCACCAGCAccagcacacgcacacgcaccaACACTTCACGCCCTTCCTGCACCCCACGGCCACCGCACCGCCTCTG tttgataaGTATCCAGGCAAAATGGACGGACTGTACCGACACCCT TTCTTCCCTCAGTACCCTCCGCCCTCAGTGCCGAGTATCCAGCCTGTGATTCCTCCCACCGGGCCTTTCAGCTCCTTGCAAGGAGCATTTCAGCCAAAG cctCTTGTCCCTCAGGGAACGGGTCCAGATATATCCGCACGACTCGGGGTTGTGCCTCACCACCTGCAGCCCAAAGACCCACGG CTAACTGATCCATTTGGGACATCGTTGAAAGTCAGTAAT AAACCAGGAAAATGGTGCGCTATGCATGTTTATGTGGCCTGGATGATTCTAAGCCATCAGAAAAAAGTCAAG CTGATGCAAGCTGATCCTCACAAGTTGGACTTCCGTAGCGACCTGCTGTCTCGTTTTCCTGGAGCTGGAGGTCTCGGTCCCATGGGGCCCATTGGAGGAGGACTGCCTCCCACTCACGACCTGACCAGACCTCCCAGTCTGTTCTCAGCTACAG GGCCAGTCAATCCGTCCTCGGCTCCCTTCATCTCTCCATCGGCGCCGCACTCCTCCTTCCTCGCACCGACTGCACACTTGG ATCCGTACGGCCGATCGCCGCCCTTTACTCCACTGGGAGCCCTCGGTTCTGGTGCCTTCGGAGGACTCGGCAGCCCAACACTGG CCAACTCTGTGTTTGGTCCTAAAGATCCATCGCCCAATGTCGTCGGAGGCCTGCCCACCCCCAATCACCATCACGACCCGTGGAACCGTCTACACGGCGGCCCGTCCGGCTTCCACGCGGGCCCAAGCTGGGCTAAAGGCGCGGACAAGCGGGACGAGAGGGATCGCGGGAAGgacggagagaggagagatatTCCCCACATCAAGGATGAAAAAGACAG AGACAATATGCTGTACGGCCGACAACCTGTGAGAATGTCTCCGGTCGCCCCCTCCTTCAAGCCCCGCAGTAGCACCCCGGTCTCCCACATTAACGGCCACAGCAGTTCCCTGGGAGGGAGCGGCGGACCCATCGAGGACCTGACGCGCAGCCTCAACAGAGACCGCGAGCGAGACCGAGAAGGGGACAAGAGGCTAATGCAGACGGTGTCCTCCTCGCGGGGGCTTCCTCTCGGCTCTGCGTCTTTAGTAGCAGACAGGGACAGGCCGCGgtcttcctcatcctctgtcCTCACCACTCCCCCGCCCTCCAACCGCTCGGCCCCATCTCCCCTGGACCTTTACCCCCGCTCCCTCGCCTCGACGGCACACAACCACCACAACGATTCGTCGCACTcgcaaagagacaacaacagcCTCCCATCTTCCTCGGCGGCTTCCGCCTCCGTCACCTCTTTGTCTCAGGCCAAGAAGTCTGACCGGACTACAACGCCCGTCTCCAAACctcccctgctcctcctgccTGTTAAAGTCAAAGAGGAGCGGAAGGAGGAGCCGGAGCACATCCCCATCACCCTGCCTCCCCCGCCTCCCAACCACAGCTTCGAACGCCCCAACAGCCACCCGCACCACCCGAGATCTGGcaccccttcctcctctttatcGCTGACTCCCACTCCGGGTGTTCCTCTCATGCAACACGCGCCCAACCCGCCTCCCCATCAGCACCATCAACACCTCTCCCTGCTGGACCGTTCTCGAGCCATCGAGGCGTATCTGGGGAGCCAAGCAGGAGCTGCAGGGTTGATCATGGGTCCAGGAGGGGAACGTTTCGCCCATGGTCCGGGCCAGGGGCCGTCGCAGGGTCCACACAGCTTCACCTGGGACCCCTGGAGGGAGCTAGCGGCTCAGCAGCAACATCAGCACCGCAGGGAGGCTTTGGCACTTCGTACAGACCCTCACCTCGCCCTGCGCTCTGATCCACATTTGGCCCGGTTGCTCCAGCATCAGCGCCTTCTGGAGGCGGAGAGGGCTGCGGCTGTAGCGGCGGCCAACCCTCACCACCCTCAGACATCTACCTCTAATGCTTCCTCCTCCGTCGTCCGCCAGGAGTTCGGATTAATGGCTCACCACTTTGAACGGCCTCACCACCTCGGACCTCCGGGAGGCGGGCTGATCGACGAGGAGCAGCGCGCCCAGATCCTGAGGGAAGACTTTGAGCGGGCTCGTTACTTCGGGATGCACCCGCATCACCCCGCAGGCGCCCACCTGTCGGGCCCCTCTCACGCTGCTACTGCCGCTCACCTGGAGCAGCTCCACCCCGGCCTTCTCTCCCACTCCCTTCAACACGGAGCCTCCCAGCACCACGCCGGCCTCTACGCCCGCCTCGGCCATCTGAACCATCACCACGTGCCCAACGGCATCCTGGCAAAGACCCCCGCGGGCTTGGTGGGGGCCCTGTCGATGGGGGCGCCGCCTCCACTTATTCCGTCCATCACCAGCCGCTCGTCCACGCCTCCGCGCAGCTCTCGACTCGGAGGACCGGCTGATCTGGCTCTGTACGGCGCCCACAAAGACGGGGAGTCCAGATAG
- the fbrs gene encoding autism susceptibility gene 2 protein homolog isoform X4, producing MEGPSRSTGFRQSRRSRSQRDRERRRRRVDLAVERATSLSSGSDRDQACGTKGVLGPGGRECRPGFGRHRPPRRRKRESVSCEEDIIDGFAISSFISLEALEMDCSLKPSQRPDMPGRRNKGKRGPEENGGGPLSEPEEGAPHSHSSSKSRNKRRRIEGHPLETGYICDTESDTGDKASDNDMDPVFTVSTRKVVEPAPANMGTSMGKSCPPLQARCGSVSRLMVTPRVSGLERSQEKNLESHFPEPLSLSTSSAPFGLPSHSPVTASGTVPRPGSFNGNGSRHNGSSPLSKPKPFLTLPGRSHSIYNNNRSSTPVKPPSSSSIASSSSSMRPPTPSTSVSLPYIRGSGSSGPLRPPSRASSGALFTSSPGLPPPPPLLQGPSHSNAAEQEILRQNLNSHFLNSQEREGRRSVPGAENNSSAAGRSTPGGPSASSSTAGSSGRTSQNQPSMPPLAFQFHQHNHQHQHTHTHQHFTPFLHPTATAPPLFDKYPGKMDGLYRHPFFPQYPPPSVPSIQPVIPPTGPFSSLQGAFQPKGTGPDISARLGVVPHHLQPKDPRLTDPFGTSLKVSNKPGKWCAMHVYVAWMILSHQKKVKLMQADPHKLDFRSDLLSRFPGAGGLGPMGPIGGGLPPTHDLTRPPSLFSATGLWPVNPSSAPFISPSAPHSSFLAPTAHLDPYGRSPPFTPLGALGSGAFGGLGSPTLANSVFGPKDPSPNVVGGLPTPNHHHDPWNRLHGGPSGFHAGPSWAKGADKRDERDRGKDGERRDIPHIKDEKDRDNMLYGRQPVRMSPVAPSFKPRSSTPVSHINGHSSSLGGSGGPIEDLTRSLNRDRERDREGDKRLMQTVSSSRGLPLGSASLVADRDRPRSSSSSVLTTPPPSNRSAPSPLDLYPRSLASTAHNHHNDSSHSQRDNNSLPSSSAASASVTSLSQAKKSDRTTTPVSKPPLLLLPVKVKEERKEEPEHIPITLPPPPPNHSFERPNSHPHHPRSGTPSSSLSLTPTPGVPLMQHAPNPPPHQHHQHLSLLDRSRAIEAYLGSQAGAAGLIMGPGGERFAHGPGQGPSQGPHSFTWDPWRELAAQQQHQHRREALALRTDPHLALRSDPHLARLLQHQRLLEAERAAAVAAANPHHPQTSTSNASSSVVRQEFGLMAHHFERPHHLGPPGGGLIDEEQRAQILREDFERARYFGMHPHHPAGAHLSGPSHAATAAHLEQLHPGLLSHSLQHGASQHHAGLYARLGHLNHHHVPNGILAKTPAGLVGALSMGAPPPLIPSITSRSSTPPRSSRLGGPADLALYGAHKDGESR from the exons ATGGAGGGCCCGAGCAGGAGCACCGGATTCAGGCAGAGCCGACGGTCCCGGTCACAGCGCGACAGGGAGCGGCGGAGGAGGAGAGTGGACCTGGCGGTGGAGAGGGCCACATCCCTGTCCTCAGGCTCCGACCGGGATCAGGCGTGTGGGACTAAAGGTGTGCTGGGACCCGGGGGGAGAGAGTGCCGGCCCGGGTTTGGGAGACACAGGCCTCCACGACGGAGGAAGAGAGAGTCCGTGTCCTGCGAGGAAGATATCATCGATGGCTTTGCTATCTCAAGCTTCATCAGCCTAGAGGCTCTGGAG ATGGACTGCTCTCTGAAGCCCAGTCAGCGCCCCGACATGCCGGGAAGGAGGAACAAGGGGAAGAGGGGGCCGGAGGAGAATGGCGGAGGGCCACTGTCCGAGCCGGAGGAAGGAGCCCCGCACAGCCACTCCAGCAGCAAGAGcagaaacaagagaagaaggaTAGAG ggacATCCTTTGGAGACCGGCTACATT tGTGACACTGAGAGTGACACAGGAGACAAG GCTTCCGACAACGACATGGACCCGGTTTTCACAGTCAGTACGAGGAAAG TTGTGGAGCCTGCTCCCGCCAACATGGGCACATCTATGGGCAAAAGCTGCCCGCCTCTGCAGGCCCGTTGTGGCAGCGTCTCCCGGTTGATGGTGACTCCGCGGGTGTCTGGCCTGGAGCGGAGCCAGGAGAAAAACCTGGAGTCGCATTTCCCCGagcctctttctctttctaccTCTTCTGCCCCCTTCGGCCTGCCTTCCCACTCCCCGGTCACAGCCTCAGGCACCGTCCCCCGGCCCGGCTCCTTCAACGGCAACGGCAGCCGCCACAACGGCAGCTCCCCGCTCTCCAAACCCAAACCCTTCCTCACATTGCCCGGACGATCTCACTCcatctacaacaacaacag gAGCAGCACCCCCGTCAAACCTCCATCTTCTTCGTCTATTGCgtcttcctcatcctccatgCGCCCCCCAACGCCCTCCACCAGTGTGTCGCTGCCCTACATCAGGGGCTCAGGATCCTCAGGGCCCCTCAGGCCGCCATCCCGAGCCAGCTCAGGGGCGCTGTTCACGTCTTCACCGGGcctgcctccccctcctcctctgctgcagggaCCTTCTCACTCCAACGCAGCAG AACAAGAAATATTACGTCAAAACTTAAACTCCCACTTCTTGAATTCACAAGAGCGCGAGGGCAGACGCAGCGTCCCCGGGGCTGAAAACAACTCGTCGGCTGCGGGACGCTCCACTCCCGGCGGTCCGTCTGCATCGAGCTCCACGGCGGGTTCGTCGGGCCGGACGTCTCAGAACCAGCCGAGCATGCCGCCGCTGGCCTTCCAGTTCCATCAGCACAACCACCAGCAccagcacacgcacacgcaccaACACTTCACGCCCTTCCTGCACCCCACGGCCACCGCACCGCCTCTG tttgataaGTATCCAGGCAAAATGGACGGACTGTACCGACACCCT TTCTTCCCTCAGTACCCTCCGCCCTCAGTGCCGAGTATCCAGCCTGTGATTCCTCCCACCGGGCCTTTCAGCTCCTTGCAAGGAGCATTTCAGCCAAAG GGAACGGGTCCAGATATATCCGCACGACTCGGGGTTGTGCCTCACCACCTGCAGCCCAAAGACCCACGG CTAACTGATCCATTTGGGACATCGTTGAAAGTCAGTAAT AAACCAGGAAAATGGTGCGCTATGCATGTTTATGTGGCCTGGATGATTCTAAGCCATCAGAAAAAAGTCAAG CTGATGCAAGCTGATCCTCACAAGTTGGACTTCCGTAGCGACCTGCTGTCTCGTTTTCCTGGAGCTGGAGGTCTCGGTCCCATGGGGCCCATTGGAGGAGGACTGCCTCCCACTCACGACCTGACCAGACCTCCCAGTCTGTTCTCAGCTACAGGTTTAT GGCCAGTCAATCCGTCCTCGGCTCCCTTCATCTCTCCATCGGCGCCGCACTCCTCCTTCCTCGCACCGACTGCACACTTGG ATCCGTACGGCCGATCGCCGCCCTTTACTCCACTGGGAGCCCTCGGTTCTGGTGCCTTCGGAGGACTCGGCAGCCCAACACTGG CCAACTCTGTGTTTGGTCCTAAAGATCCATCGCCCAATGTCGTCGGAGGCCTGCCCACCCCCAATCACCATCACGACCCGTGGAACCGTCTACACGGCGGCCCGTCCGGCTTCCACGCGGGCCCAAGCTGGGCTAAAGGCGCGGACAAGCGGGACGAGAGGGATCGCGGGAAGgacggagagaggagagatatTCCCCACATCAAGGATGAAAAAGACAG AGACAATATGCTGTACGGCCGACAACCTGTGAGAATGTCTCCGGTCGCCCCCTCCTTCAAGCCCCGCAGTAGCACCCCGGTCTCCCACATTAACGGCCACAGCAGTTCCCTGGGAGGGAGCGGCGGACCCATCGAGGACCTGACGCGCAGCCTCAACAGAGACCGCGAGCGAGACCGAGAAGGGGACAAGAGGCTAATGCAGACGGTGTCCTCCTCGCGGGGGCTTCCTCTCGGCTCTGCGTCTTTAGTAGCAGACAGGGACAGGCCGCGgtcttcctcatcctctgtcCTCACCACTCCCCCGCCCTCCAACCGCTCGGCCCCATCTCCCCTGGACCTTTACCCCCGCTCCCTCGCCTCGACGGCACACAACCACCACAACGATTCGTCGCACTcgcaaagagacaacaacagcCTCCCATCTTCCTCGGCGGCTTCCGCCTCCGTCACCTCTTTGTCTCAGGCCAAGAAGTCTGACCGGACTACAACGCCCGTCTCCAAACctcccctgctcctcctgccTGTTAAAGTCAAAGAGGAGCGGAAGGAGGAGCCGGAGCACATCCCCATCACCCTGCCTCCCCCGCCTCCCAACCACAGCTTCGAACGCCCCAACAGCCACCCGCACCACCCGAGATCTGGcaccccttcctcctctttatcGCTGACTCCCACTCCGGGTGTTCCTCTCATGCAACACGCGCCCAACCCGCCTCCCCATCAGCACCATCAACACCTCTCCCTGCTGGACCGTTCTCGAGCCATCGAGGCGTATCTGGGGAGCCAAGCAGGAGCTGCAGGGTTGATCATGGGTCCAGGAGGGGAACGTTTCGCCCATGGTCCGGGCCAGGGGCCGTCGCAGGGTCCACACAGCTTCACCTGGGACCCCTGGAGGGAGCTAGCGGCTCAGCAGCAACATCAGCACCGCAGGGAGGCTTTGGCACTTCGTACAGACCCTCACCTCGCCCTGCGCTCTGATCCACATTTGGCCCGGTTGCTCCAGCATCAGCGCCTTCTGGAGGCGGAGAGGGCTGCGGCTGTAGCGGCGGCCAACCCTCACCACCCTCAGACATCTACCTCTAATGCTTCCTCCTCCGTCGTCCGCCAGGAGTTCGGATTAATGGCTCACCACTTTGAACGGCCTCACCACCTCGGACCTCCGGGAGGCGGGCTGATCGACGAGGAGCAGCGCGCCCAGATCCTGAGGGAAGACTTTGAGCGGGCTCGTTACTTCGGGATGCACCCGCATCACCCCGCAGGCGCCCACCTGTCGGGCCCCTCTCACGCTGCTACTGCCGCTCACCTGGAGCAGCTCCACCCCGGCCTTCTCTCCCACTCCCTTCAACACGGAGCCTCCCAGCACCACGCCGGCCTCTACGCCCGCCTCGGCCATCTGAACCATCACCACGTGCCCAACGGCATCCTGGCAAAGACCCCCGCGGGCTTGGTGGGGGCCCTGTCGATGGGGGCGCCGCCTCCACTTATTCCGTCCATCACCAGCCGCTCGTCCACGCCTCCGCGCAGCTCTCGACTCGGAGGACCGGCTGATCTGGCTCTGTACGGCGCCCACAAAGACGGGGAGTCCAGATAG